One Edaphobacter flagellatus genomic region harbors:
- a CDS encoding hemolysin family protein — protein sequence MTLAYLITLTLLLVILALAAYVDRVYSEMGKFLAREYQDNIDTWEQFIEPRFRLARESIALSASVLRQLTLAALALLWGLHLYRSTNGLVEIPGAAAIARAAAELILLILIFDRLIPQILFARTRGLWLRHATIILQVLFYLILPVTIVLQLLLSIAALAEPEDIAVDESPSEAVEALLEAGEEEGILEESDRELVRSVVEFGDKIVREVMTPRPEVFAVPGTLTLREFTTTINEHAFSRVPVYSGSLDTITGIAFAHDLLKVLDIEAGTRTVAQIQRPAAFVPETKNVAELLREMQREKQHMRIVIDEYGSVAGLVTIEDLLEAIVGDIADEHDEAEPDETPVHNEDGSYTVPGNFEVSRLKELFADQLEEIETRPAEDSETPEDAETRDDDEPAPLPLPANYESTTLGGLVSEIAGHIPVPGEIVQKDGLRMQVVAATARRIDRVKVSLTEHSA from the coding sequence ATGACCCTCGCCTACCTCATCACGCTCACGCTGCTGCTCGTTATCCTCGCGCTCGCAGCCTACGTCGACCGTGTCTACTCCGAGATGGGCAAGTTCCTCGCACGCGAGTATCAGGACAACATCGACACCTGGGAACAGTTCATCGAGCCGCGCTTCCGCCTGGCCCGCGAGTCCATCGCCCTCTCCGCTTCTGTGCTCCGGCAGCTTACCCTCGCCGCGCTCGCTCTGCTCTGGGGACTCCATCTCTACCGCAGCACCAATGGTCTGGTTGAAATCCCCGGCGCTGCGGCCATCGCCCGCGCCGCAGCTGAGCTCATCCTGCTCATTCTCATCTTCGACCGCCTCATTCCGCAGATTCTCTTTGCTCGCACGCGCGGCCTGTGGCTCCGCCACGCGACCATCATCCTGCAGGTGCTCTTCTACCTCATCCTGCCCGTCACCATCGTGCTGCAGCTTCTGCTCTCCATCGCCGCACTCGCCGAGCCTGAAGACATCGCCGTCGATGAGAGTCCCTCCGAAGCCGTCGAAGCTCTGCTCGAAGCCGGCGAAGAAGAAGGCATCCTCGAAGAATCCGACCGCGAGCTCGTCCGCTCCGTCGTCGAGTTCGGCGACAAAATCGTCCGCGAAGTCATGACCCCGCGGCCTGAGGTCTTCGCCGTCCCTGGCACCCTCACCCTCCGTGAATTCACCACCACCATCAACGAGCACGCCTTCTCCCGCGTCCCCGTCTATTCCGGCTCGCTCGACACCATCACCGGCATTGCCTTCGCGCACGATCTGCTCAAGGTCCTCGACATCGAGGCTGGCACACGCACCGTCGCCCAGATTCAACGCCCCGCCGCCTTCGTCCCCGAGACCAAAAACGTCGCCGAACTCCTCCGCGAGATGCAGCGCGAAAAACAGCACATGCGCATCGTCATCGACGAGTACGGTAGCGTCGCCGGGCTCGTCACCATCGAGGATCTGCTCGAGGCCATCGTCGGCGACATCGCCGACGAACACGACGAAGCCGAACCCGACGAGACTCCCGTTCACAACGAAGACGGCTCCTACACCGTCCCCGGCAACTTCGAAGTCTCCCGCCTTAAAGAGCTTTTCGCCGACCAGCTCGAGGAGATCGAGACACGCCCCGCCGAAGACAGCGAGACCCCTGAAGACGCCGAGACACGCGACGACGACGAGCCCGCCCCGCTTCCCCTCCCGGCCAACTATGAATCCACCACACTCGGTGGCCTCGTCTCCGAGATTGCCGGCCACATCCCCGTCCCCGGCGAAATCGTTCAAAAGGACGGCCTGCGCATGCAGGTCGTAGCCGCCACTGCCCGCCGCATCGACCGCGTCAAGGTCAGCCTCACCGAACACTCCGCCTGA